One genomic window of uncultured Erythrobacter sp. includes the following:
- a CDS encoding LacI family DNA-binding transcriptional regulator, with product MAKARSENSAKMKDVADLAGVSIKTVSRVLNNEPHVQDKLRRKVREAAEKLDYVPSQSARSLRGSRSYDINLICHNPDSAYVNSIQFGAVIACQELGYQLSISLVEDLDQKSISEIRDAFETVMRRRRPDGVVLLAPYANDEKIGFVLQEMGIPVVRVGPVDLQNQGVLVEIDDYKAAIEVVRHLTDLGHRRIGFIRGSENQRATHVRFSGFSVAMEAAGLKVDPDLVRPGMFDFQAGYDAGQYYLGLKQPPTAVFSSNDDMAAGLVAAYTERGLKVPDDLSVVGFDDASIATCMRPFLTTIRQPLSDLGATAVRELVSTLSEANGNGAHRIVLDHEFILRDTTAAPRES from the coding sequence ATGGCGAAGGCAAGATCCGAAAACTCGGCCAAAATGAAGGACGTGGCGGATCTCGCCGGCGTTTCTATCAAGACCGTTTCGCGGGTTTTGAACAATGAGCCGCACGTTCAGGACAAACTGCGCCGGAAGGTCCGCGAAGCGGCGGAGAAGCTGGATTACGTGCCCAGCCAATCGGCGCGATCACTGCGGGGCAGCCGCTCTTACGACATCAATCTGATCTGTCACAATCCCGATAGTGCCTATGTCAATTCTATCCAGTTCGGCGCTGTAATTGCGTGCCAGGAATTGGGCTATCAATTGTCGATCAGCCTGGTCGAGGACCTCGATCAGAAATCCATTTCCGAAATACGCGATGCGTTTGAAACGGTGATGCGTCGGCGTCGCCCCGATGGTGTGGTGCTCCTCGCGCCCTATGCCAATGACGAAAAGATCGGTTTCGTTCTGCAGGAAATGGGCATCCCCGTCGTTCGCGTCGGCCCGGTAGACTTGCAGAATCAGGGCGTCCTGGTGGAGATCGACGACTACAAGGCGGCGATCGAAGTGGTTCGCCATCTAACGGACCTTGGGCATAGGCGGATCGGGTTCATTCGCGGGAGTGAGAACCAGCGCGCGACGCATGTGCGATTTTCCGGGTTTTCGGTCGCAATGGAAGCCGCCGGATTGAAGGTTGACCCTGATCTTGTCCGTCCCGGCATGTTTGATTTTCAGGCGGGCTATGATGCGGGCCAGTACTATCTCGGCCTGAAACAACCGCCGACGGCAGTTTTCTCATCCAACGATGACATGGCAGCCGGACTTGTCGCGGCTTACACCGAGCGCGGGTTGAAAGTGCCGGATGACCTTTCAGTGGTCGGCTTTGACGATGCGAGTATCGCGACCTGTATGCGTCCGTTTCTGACGACGATCCGCCAGCCGCTGAGCGATCTGGGTGCGACGGCGGTTCGGGAATTGGTCTCGACGTTGAGTGAGGCCAACGGGAATGGGGCGCATCGCATTGTGCTCGATCACGAATTCATCCTGCGGGACACCACCGCAGCACCTCGCGAAAGCTAA
- a CDS encoding sugar phosphate isomerase/epimerase, whose amino-acid sequence MMIRTDRRTFVAGTSFASMAALAGCTGAGETAPEEAAAAPSYTELLGVQLYTVRDLFERDARGTLEALAEIGVKDCETAGLFEHKAADIRAIMSDLGLVSRSAHIRLPELQDGIGPSLEDADILGQSNLYLGWIPEEERTPDRYRALADLLNERGGEAKAAGKMIGYHNHEFEFIEQDGTTGYDILLERTDPELVTMELDFFWVAEAGKDPLAIFESAPGRFTSCHIKDRNEAGEMVSVGDGVIDFKTLLPIAEKAGIERFYVEHDNPEDPLISVGRGFTHLTG is encoded by the coding sequence ATGATGATCCGCACCGACCGCCGCACTTTCGTGGCAGGGACGTCGTTCGCTTCGATGGCTGCGCTCGCGGGCTGCACCGGCGCTGGCGAGACAGCGCCTGAGGAGGCCGCCGCCGCCCCAAGCTATACCGAATTGCTTGGTGTCCAACTCTACACGGTGAGGGACCTGTTCGAGCGCGACGCGCGTGGAACACTTGAAGCGCTCGCAGAGATCGGCGTGAAAGACTGTGAGACCGCCGGCCTGTTCGAGCACAAGGCCGCCGATATTCGAGCCATCATGTCCGACCTGGGACTGGTCAGCCGATCTGCGCATATCCGCTTGCCCGAGCTTCAGGACGGGATCGGACCTTCGCTCGAAGACGCTGATATTCTGGGCCAATCAAACCTCTATCTAGGCTGGATTCCTGAGGAAGAACGCACGCCCGATAGGTACCGCGCGCTCGCAGACCTGCTCAACGAGCGCGGCGGTGAAGCCAAGGCGGCGGGCAAGATGATTGGCTACCACAACCACGAATTTGAGTTCATCGAACAGGACGGAACGACCGGCTACGACATTCTGCTGGAACGCACTGACCCTGAACTGGTCACCATGGAGCTCGATTTCTTCTGGGTGGCCGAAGCGGGCAAGGACCCTCTCGCAATCTTCGAAAGCGCTCCGGGCCGTTTCACCTCATGCCACATCAAAGACCGCAATGAAGCGGGCGAAATGGTATCAGTCGGTGACGGCGTGATCGACTTCAAGACACTGCTGCCGATCGCCGAAAAGGCCGGGATTGAACGCTTCTATGTCGAGCATGATAACCCCGAAGACCCGCTGATTTCGGTGGGACGTGGGTTCACCCATCTGACTGGATGA
- a CDS encoding GMC oxidoreductase: MSGTENFDVIVVGSGMSGGFAAKEFCERGMKTLVLERGKKTERGVDYVGENKEPWDMEFRDRVDPKLADSDYHKQSTCYAFRESTRNFFINDRENPYSEAEDAPFTWLRGDHVGGKSLMWARQSYRWSEMDFSANKADGNGNDWPIRYADLVPWYEHVERFVGISGSAEGLPQLPDSIFQPPMDMTCVEKAAKTGIESAFPDRRFMIGRAAHLTQPTEEQMSLGRGTCQFRNQCERGCSYGGYYSSVAGALPAAEKTGNMTLMPDSMVERILYDPATNRATGVTVVNRQTKERQDITAKVIFLCASTVGTLQVMLNSTSDRFPNGFANSSGVLGQYIMDHHTRIGAMGRMPGFEEDYFVGRRPNGIYVARYSNLDNRTDGEFLRGFGYQGSSSRGSWTRALGGSNFGSGLKEELRQPGDWYLRLQAFGEHLPSADNRVTLHPTKTDPLGIPQVHMDVRWGENEKKMRVAMKNDAVAMLEAAGAVDIEPFEGEAIPGHCIHEMGGARMGNDPSESVLNRFNQCHDVPNVFATDGSAFASVACQNPSLTFMALTARAVDYAAGRMKEGTLA, from the coding sequence ATGTCTGGCACTGAAAATTTTGATGTCATCGTTGTCGGCTCCGGCATGTCCGGAGGCTTTGCGGCGAAGGAATTCTGCGAACGCGGAATGAAGACGCTGGTCCTCGAACGTGGCAAGAAGACCGAACGCGGAGTCGACTATGTCGGCGAGAACAAGGAACCGTGGGACATGGAGTTCCGCGACCGCGTCGACCCGAAGCTGGCGGATAGTGATTATCACAAGCAAAGCACATGTTACGCGTTTCGCGAAAGCACGCGCAACTTCTTCATCAACGACCGCGAGAACCCCTATTCGGAAGCTGAGGATGCGCCATTCACATGGCTGCGCGGCGATCATGTAGGCGGCAAATCGCTGATGTGGGCGCGCCAGAGCTATCGCTGGAGCGAGATGGACTTCAGCGCGAACAAGGCGGACGGAAACGGCAACGATTGGCCAATCCGCTATGCCGACCTTGTGCCCTGGTACGAGCATGTCGAACGCTTTGTCGGCATCAGCGGCTCGGCAGAAGGACTGCCGCAGCTGCCCGACAGCATCTTCCAGCCGCCGATGGACATGACCTGCGTCGAAAAGGCCGCGAAGACCGGGATCGAATCCGCCTTCCCTGATCGCCGCTTCATGATCGGACGCGCAGCGCACCTGACGCAGCCAACCGAAGAGCAAATGTCGCTGGGCCGTGGCACTTGCCAATTCCGCAATCAATGCGAGCGCGGATGCTCTTATGGCGGGTATTACTCCAGCGTTGCTGGAGCCCTGCCTGCAGCTGAGAAAACCGGCAATATGACGCTCATGCCCGACAGTATGGTCGAGCGGATTCTGTACGATCCCGCCACCAACCGTGCCACAGGCGTCACGGTGGTGAATCGCCAGACCAAGGAGCGGCAGGACATCACCGCCAAGGTGATCTTCCTGTGCGCATCGACAGTTGGCACGCTGCAAGTGATGCTCAATTCGACCTCGGACAGATTCCCGAACGGCTTCGCCAATTCCAGCGGAGTGCTGGGCCAATACATCATGGATCATCACACTCGCATCGGGGCGATGGGCCGGATGCCGGGATTCGAGGAAGACTACTTTGTCGGTCGGCGTCCCAACGGCATCTATGTCGCGCGCTACAGCAACCTCGACAATCGCACCGATGGCGAATTTCTGCGAGGCTTCGGCTATCAGGGCTCCAGCAGTCGTGGCTCTTGGACGCGGGCTTTGGGCGGCAGCAATTTCGGCTCCGGCCTGAAAGAAGAGCTGCGCCAGCCCGGCGATTGGTACCTGCGGCTCCAAGCGTTTGGCGAGCACCTGCCAAGCGCGGATAATCGCGTGACCCTGCACCCTACGAAGACGGACCCGCTGGGTATTCCGCAAGTGCACATGGATGTGCGCTGGGGCGAGAATGAGAAGAAGATGCGCGTGGCGATGAAGAACGACGCGGTCGCGATGCTGGAGGCCGCGGGTGCGGTCGACATCGAGCCCTTCGAAGGCGAAGCCATTCCGGGTCATTGCATCCACGAAATGGGCGGCGCGCGGATGGGCAACGACCCAAGCGAGTCGGTGCTAAACAGGTTCAACCAGTGCCACGACGTGCCGAATGTGTTCGCCACGGACGGTTCGGCCTTTGCCTCGGTAGCCTGCCAGAACCCGTCGCTCACATTCATGGCGCTGACCGCACGCGCCGTCGACTATGCCGCTGGGCGCATGAAAGAAGGAACTCTCGCATGA
- a CDS encoding MFS transporter, whose product MPTIAQTYRQSLASGLMHGEKVKRLAGYGIGDFGLNIYWHSLSLILVFWYAEVVGLDPKLAGWIYALGLLWDAISDPLVASFAAANRSRHGVYRPFLLFGSIGLGASFCLLFWAPPLEGWALFAALLGAAIVFRTSYTIVAVPYSALSARLTFSSVERAELSGVRMFFAFCGMLCVTTFFFPLSREFGPDQEYTSDGFFYTAMLGAIVATVALSACFFFTREKPPLGGDDIPRGWSPKSFLDAFAQNDALRLLLLILFLNSAAGASLSIPMAFYIQSNAGEFANKEVILSAYAFATLAGTPLWTLIARSFGKKKCWYLATALTCLAGLSLFAAGPILIAGIPIQIIVFGLTGSAFAIIIWALIPDTVEYGQYANGRRDEGAVFGSSLFVQKASGALTGLAVGYLLSGIGYETEREVQTAETAAALGNYMALVPAFLLVIASITLFLMPLTRDLHARIVDELSR is encoded by the coding sequence CCCAAACCTATCGCCAAAGCTTGGCTAGCGGTTTGATGCACGGCGAGAAGGTCAAACGGCTTGCGGGCTACGGAATAGGCGATTTCGGACTGAACATTTATTGGCACAGTCTCTCGCTGATCCTGGTGTTCTGGTATGCGGAAGTCGTTGGCCTCGATCCGAAACTTGCCGGATGGATCTATGCGCTGGGCCTGTTGTGGGATGCGATTTCCGATCCACTGGTCGCATCTTTCGCAGCCGCCAATCGCAGTCGCCACGGTGTCTATCGACCGTTCTTGCTGTTCGGAAGCATTGGCCTGGGAGCTTCATTTTGCTTGCTTTTCTGGGCACCTCCGCTTGAGGGATGGGCCTTGTTCGCCGCGTTGCTCGGCGCAGCCATCGTCTTTCGCACGTCCTACACTATCGTGGCAGTCCCTTACTCCGCTCTGTCGGCGAGACTGACTTTCAGCTCAGTGGAGCGTGCGGAATTGTCGGGCGTGCGTATGTTCTTCGCGTTTTGCGGGATGCTGTGTGTCACCACATTCTTCTTCCCGCTCAGCCGCGAGTTTGGGCCGGATCAGGAATACACCAGCGATGGCTTTTTCTACACCGCGATGCTCGGTGCGATCGTGGCCACCGTTGCTCTGTCGGCTTGCTTCTTCTTCACCCGCGAAAAGCCGCCTTTGGGGGGTGACGACATCCCGCGTGGTTGGAGCCCGAAATCGTTTCTTGATGCCTTTGCGCAAAATGACGCCCTGCGGCTGCTTCTGCTGATCTTGTTCCTGAACTCGGCAGCGGGTGCGAGCCTGAGCATCCCTATGGCGTTCTACATTCAATCCAATGCCGGTGAGTTTGCCAACAAGGAAGTGATCCTGTCGGCCTATGCCTTCGCCACTCTTGCTGGGACGCCGTTATGGACATTGATTGCCCGCTCATTCGGCAAAAAGAAATGCTGGTATCTGGCGACTGCGCTGACATGTCTTGCGGGCCTGTCGCTTTTCGCAGCCGGGCCGATATTGATAGCGGGCATTCCGATCCAGATCATCGTTTTTGGCTTAACCGGTTCTGCCTTCGCGATCATCATCTGGGCGCTGATCCCGGATACGGTCGAGTATGGGCAATACGCCAACGGACGGCGTGACGAAGGCGCAGTTTTTGGCTCGAGCCTGTTCGTGCAAAAGGCTTCGGGCGCGCTCACCGGGCTTGCTGTCGGATACCTTCTTTCGGGGATCGGATACGAGACCGAGCGAGAGGTTCAGACGGCCGAAACCGCTGCTGCATTGGGCAATTACATGGCTCTCGTTCCGGCCTTCCTGCTCGTCATCGCTTCAATTACGCTGTTTCTTATGCCACTGACCCGCGATCTGCACGCTCGCATCGTGGACGAGTTGTCGCGGTAG
- a CDS encoding glycoside hydrolase family 5 protein — MTTLPIALSLALTSASASAEDATPIAADFKMKRCVNMGNALEAPNGAPWGRNYAKEDYQRIAAAGFDTVRIPVRWSDYTGPAPDFRIHPDFAELVDSNVKWALTSGLNVVLNIHHFEEIMEQPAAQKDRYRAIWDQISLRYSKLPGNVWFETLNEPHKNLKGAEMRQLQAMALQLIRRDNPDRIVILGGEEWSGINSLATNLASDDPNLVYTFHYYDPFNFTHQQATWLGDDMPKGKRGWGSSEDKAELARAVETATAFREAVKRPVFLGEFGVNSPVDNTERVKWAGAVKTAMEAADVPWCLWAYGNTFALYTDENGWDEDMLAALTKE; from the coding sequence TTGACAACGTTGCCAATTGCGCTGTCGTTGGCTCTGACTTCGGCGAGCGCGTCTGCAGAAGATGCCACACCAATCGCTGCAGACTTCAAGATGAAGCGCTGCGTCAATATGGGCAACGCGCTGGAGGCGCCCAATGGTGCGCCCTGGGGCCGGAATTACGCTAAGGAGGATTACCAGAGAATCGCCGCGGCCGGTTTCGACACGGTGCGAATCCCTGTGCGCTGGAGCGACTACACCGGGCCTGCGCCTGATTTCCGCATCCATCCGGACTTTGCCGAACTGGTCGACAGCAACGTGAAATGGGCGCTCACCAGCGGTCTGAATGTTGTCCTCAATATCCATCACTTCGAAGAAATCATGGAGCAGCCTGCGGCACAGAAGGACCGCTATCGGGCTATATGGGATCAGATTTCGCTGCGCTATTCCAAGCTGCCGGGCAATGTCTGGTTCGAGACTCTGAACGAGCCACACAAGAACCTGAAAGGGGCAGAGATGCGCCAACTTCAGGCCATGGCGCTGCAACTGATCCGACGCGACAATCCGGACCGGATCGTGATCCTTGGCGGCGAGGAATGGTCCGGCATCAACTCACTGGCGACCAATCTCGCTTCGGACGATCCGAATTTGGTTTACACGTTCCACTACTACGATCCGTTCAACTTTACCCATCAACAGGCGACCTGGCTCGGGGACGATATGCCCAAGGGCAAGCGCGGTTGGGGTTCCAGTGAGGACAAGGCCGAGTTGGCGCGAGCGGTTGAAACAGCGACTGCGTTTCGCGAAGCCGTCAAACGCCCGGTATTCTTGGGCGAGTTCGGGGTGAATTCGCCGGTCGACAATACAGAGCGGGTCAAATGGGCTGGCGCGGTCAAGACGGCGATGGAAGCTGCTGACGTGCCGTGGTGCCTATGGGCCTATGGCAACACCTTCGCGCTCTACACCGATGAGAACGGTTGGGACGAAGATATGCTGGCTGCGCTCACGAAGGAGTGA